Part of the Henckelia pumila isolate YLH828 chromosome 2, ASM3356847v2, whole genome shotgun sequence genome is shown below.
aacaataataaataaGTGTTGTGCGACAGTTTAGTCCAAGAAAatgttggaaaaaaaaaaccgaaCTCCTCACATTTTGACCAAGTGTTTACCTGTTCCACTGGCTAAGAGAATTCTTGAGGAGCATCATTCTATGTTATTTGAGTCTATTTCTTGTCAACCAAGAActgaattaattattaaacaaataaatatataaatagctTTTCATTTTCTGTTTCTTCTTTTCCACGCAGAAATATTTGTCACGACGGCTAAGACACTGGTTAGGTGAGAGTTGAAACAATGGGATGGAATACAAAGTAAAATGGAACTCTTCCTCTTTAACGATCATATATAATTTGTTTGgtataaaatgtttttatgaatatttcatataaaaataaactgaaaataagTGTGTTAATGTAAGCATAGAGTCGTGTGTCATCAACTCTCCTAATCGATTAGGGGTCGGGTCCGATTATTGCACggatataaataaacaaataataattggtaatggacatgtgCACCGATCAATTTAGCAGGGGCCAGCTTGCGCTGCACTCCCTTGAGTGACCATATCACATGGACATGGACATGGACATAATCACATCACATAAAATAACAATTCAGTTTCAAAATATGAATAAGATGCTTAAATAGAGTAATAATTCTAGTTTTAACGCAATTATAAAACTTTCAGAGCTCCTAATCTCCTATATAGTTAGAATGcaaatgaaaattcaattctaCTGCACTCAAGCAACTGAATTCCCTAGTGtttgaaaattctttaaaaaaaataaaataactacgAGTCTTTCTTTCTTTACaaaatgttgaaaatttttgtaaagaaaatttcataattactCTTTTTTAACATTTCCAAAAGCTACCttaaaatttctgaaaaataatgATGAATGGGGAGGATATTACACGTGCTGCATCAGATTCATATAATTATTCtaaaagaaaaattcaaaattgcACGAATATATGAAGCAATTGAGTGATGATAAAGCCAACAATTTACGGTAATTAATGCTGTGAACCAATCTATCCATTTGCCGGTGTGAAGAAATGAGGCATTTCTACACACAAACATGCGTAGCTTTTTGGGTCAGCAAACTATTCATACAGTGCACGAATTGACGACGCCATTCCCAAATCTTTACATTTGGCAAATAAAACAGACATAGTGTACATTAATTAATTCATGGCAAGAAAAAAATCACCAAAATCCTTCTTTCGCCATTTTGAGAAACTTGCAAAGCGTGATGTTCGGAAGTTCGTCGGAACCGGACTGTTTCTTTCTTATCTCTGTCATCTTCGAGGGTTTGGTGCCCTGCGATCCGGTGACTGTGACTGTGGACGACACCAAGTTGTAGAACTGTTGAGAAAGGAAGTATTTTTCTGTCACAATTCAAGAAATAAATGGATGGAAATTTTAGAGGCATTAAATTTCCCTGGTTTTCTTGATGTGTTATTCCCTGTTAACTGTGAAAACCTGGAAACATCGCAGTTGAATGAATACCTCACAAACGCCATGTAGTAGTAACCGATGGAAAGGGTCTTGCACATGTAAAACAAGAACATCTCCTTTCTCATTCTCTTTAACAAATGCGCGTAAGCATTCCTGAATGAAATCATCTTTTTAGTTACATGTCAAGAATCAATTCATAGCCATGAAAACCAGAAAAGGTGCGACAGTTCCCAGAACAAAGACAAGACTCCAATATGCACCAGTCAATAATGCTAAAAAATAGAACCAAAGAAAAGTGTAGATTGTAGAATCAAAATTCATCGTACATCACCGCATGGACAGCATTCCAGCGTTTAAACAGAGCAATGACGACGAACGAGGGCTAGCAAAATAAATTTGATCCAGATTCCAGTAAATCTCAAATATACCTCATATCCATTGATCAAATCTGAAAGAAAAGAACGGCGAAGTGCTTCTCTAGTTCTACAATCTATCCTATGCCAAGCAGTCATCACAGCAACTTTATCTGCATCAATATTACCTCTACGCTTTGACGATGAACCGTCGAGGGATTCAATGATAGATGCCtatcaaaaaagaaaaacaaatgaAAAAGTCAGTACGGGCATCTCGGGCAACAAGAaactagaaataaaaataacataaaagtcACAAATGGAAAGAGAATAACAGAGATCTATCAAGTAGAAATGAAAAACGGAAAAGCATAAAAGCAAAATGCCGGATGATATGATTTTTATAACATTAAAGTGGAATTCTTACACTATATGCCAAGGAAATTTCTTTAACAACATATCTACAAGACCCACTACAAAAAATTACTAGTCAAGTCATTTTGTCTAACCATTTGAAAATACAATGTGGGTATAAGATTTGACAAGGTAAATAGACCGGAGAACCTCCTTATCCATATCTATAGTTCTGAA
Proteins encoded:
- the LOC140879999 gene encoding uncharacterized protein — protein: MKTLDILRTEEDLLMYSSLFDPKDGNVKSQGTEIERKIEFLESLAGKVRNRRSRRWLNDRLLMELVPRLNAEEIRGLFAPPPWGDEVPPSPFSMTNAREWDNFRTIDMDKEASIIESLDGSSSKRRGNIDADKVAVMTAWHRIDCRTREALRRSFLSDLINGYEECLRAFVKENEKGDVLVLHVQDPFHRLLLHGVCEFYNLVSSTVTVTGSQGTKPSKMTEIRKKQSGSDELPNITLCKFLKMAKEGFW